The sequence ACTAGCTTCCCCACTTCTTCCTTCCCTATTTCACCAACCCTGCGTGGAGCTTCCCTTTTGATCCTGATATCTCCAGGCTTGCTTGGGACCACTTCGAGCTCCCCCTTCCATTCCTTAACCTTTCCCCTCACTTCCACCCAATCCAGCAACTCTATTCTCTTCTCCATTCCTTTCCTCACCCCTGCGAAAAGGGGAACGGAAACGGTAAGGTTCTCCTCCCCCACTTTCAGGAAGAGATGTCCATCGGGATGCTCACTCAAGTCCATCACCCTTCCGGAGAGGAGGACCGTACTCCCCAACCTTTCCTTGGTGAGGGAGGAAACCTCAAGCCTTTCCGGTTCGGAGAGCCTGAACCCCAGGTAAATCAGGAGAAGTCCCATGACCGCACAGATCAAGATCAACTTTTCCGTTTTCATCGGTCGGGATGGGGAGTAAGTTTTTTATAAGGAGAAAAAACGAACGGAAACTATGAACAGGTGGATTTGTCCCCTTCTCTCCTCCCTCCTTCTTCTTTTCCTCCTTCCTCCCTCCTTCGCCGGTTCTTCTGTCTATTCCTTCCAAGCCACCTACAGGCTCACCAACACCAGTTCCTCCGAAGTAGAGGGTTGGCTAGAGGTCTTTGCCTTTGACAACGAGAACTTCGGGTGGGATTTCCAAGTGGTACTGGAAGAGAACTTCTCTCCCATGCCGCAAGAGTTTCGCGGGGAGGATAATAGGATCTTGAAGTTCCTTTTGGGAAAGCTTCCTCCAGGAAGTTGGAAGGAGGTCCGCCTAATCCAGCTCCTGAGGGTGAAAGGAAGGAAGTGGGAAAGGCTGGAGGGGGAGGGGGAAATCCCACAAGAGCTCCTGAAGTTCACGGTCCCCGTCCCGAACCTCTGGGAGGATGCTCCGGAGTTGAAGGAGAAGGCGGAGGAGTTGAGGGGGGAAACCCCCTATTTGACCGCCAAGAACCTCTTCGAGTTCGTGAAAAACCATCTGAGTTATGTCAAATGGGCTCAGGATCAGAGTGCCCTTCAGGCCTATCGAAGCCGTGTGGGAAAGTGTACGGAGTTCACCAACCTCTTCATTGCGCTGGCTAGGCTCTCCGGTCTTCCCGCCAAGTTCCTAGCTGGATATGGCTACAACTCCAAGCTGGGTGAAAACGCCGAGGAAATGGGGCATGCCTTTGCAATCCTGTACCTCCCGGGTGTGGGATGGGTGCCGGTGGACGAGACTTGGATGGGAGGACAGTTTGGGGAACTGGGGGAGGATCATCTCATCCTCTTCTCCAGCGATGGTTCCAATTTGGTAAAGAACGGAAGGGTGAGCATTCCGGGTGAGAAATGGAGTGGGGGAACGAAGCTGGAAAAATTCCTCTACCTTTACAGGGAGGCAGCGGTGGAAGCGGACCTGAAGAGAGGGGGACTGGAGAATGGAAAAATAGCAGTGATGGTAACTCTGAGAAATACTGGCAGGAGCATTCTCGAAGATCTAACCGTGCGCTTGGAAGTGGAGGAGGACTCTTTCCGTCCCGTGGCCCCACAGATGGTGAAGAGGCTGTCTCCCAGGGAGGAGGTGGAGGTGGATTTCTACTTGGAGCCCTTGAGGGGAGCGGAGAATTCTCCCTTGAGGGCAGAGGTATGGGCCCGCAGCCCCTATGGGGAGGTTTCCTCGGAGAGCACCATGTTCCTTACGGTGGTTATCGAACCCGCACCTTCCCCACTCCCTCTGCCCTCCGAGCTCCTTCTATCCGCGGTAGCAGGGTTAGTGGTGGTAGTAGTCCTGATCCTTCTCCTCAAACGCCGCTGATTTCTCCGTTTTAAAATTCCTCCATCTCAAACAACTCCGATGGGTTCGCTCCCCTTTCTTCTCCTCCTAGCGGTCCTTTGGTATCTTTTCGTCTGGCAGAAGGGAAAGCTGGTAGAAAGAAGGAACGACCTCTTACAGGCCCTACGAAGGGTGGAGGAGGATCTGCGCAGGGCCTTGGAGGGAGAGCATGCATGAGGAACTTTTGAGAAGGGTGGAAAAGTTGGCGGGGGAGGAAAGGCTTTCTCCATCTTTCTTTGATGGGATTCTGGAACTGCTTTTGGAAATAAGGTCCAGACCTTCCCTTAGCTCCGATCCGGAGATAGCATCGGTTCTCCAGTGGATGGAGGAACTGAGCTTCAGGCTGAAGGATTCCGATAGGGGTTGCAGGTCTGGCTTTCTCAGGGAGGAGTGGAGGAGGATTAGGATTTACGAGTTCAGGAGGTTGAAGGAGGGTCTCTCAGTGTTGGAAAAAAGGTTGAGGGAACGTCTACGAGGAGACCCTCCCTTGGAGCTGAGAAGGTTGGTGGAAGAAATGAGGGAGGAGGGCGCGATAAGGGAAACCACTTGGGCCCTCCTGCTTTCCTCCCCTTGGGGTAAGAGGGAAATGGAAAGGAGGGAAGTGAAGGAAGCCCTCCTCAGGGTCCTGCGCCTCTTCTCGGAGTTTAGGGAGTTGAGGAGGGAAAACCGTGGGATGGAGAAAAAAGACTTCGGTGCTGGTGGAGCACGGTAGATGGATTTCTCAACTCCTCAACGACTTCAGGGTGTTGGAGCAGCGCTTGGAGCACTTGGAAAAAAGGGTTGGAATGCTGGAGGAGTGTCTCCGCCGTCTTTTGGAGGGAAAATGATTGGTTTGTGGTTTCAGGA comes from Candidatus Hadarchaeales archaeon and encodes:
- a CDS encoding transglutaminase-like domain-containing protein, whose amino-acid sequence is MNRWICPLLSSLLLLFLLPPSFAGSSVYSFQATYRLTNTSSSEVEGWLEVFAFDNENFGWDFQVVLEENFSPMPQEFRGEDNRILKFLLGKLPPGSWKEVRLIQLLRVKGRKWERLEGEGEIPQELLKFTVPVPNLWEDAPELKEKAEELRGETPYLTAKNLFEFVKNHLSYVKWAQDQSALQAYRSRVGKCTEFTNLFIALARLSGLPAKFLAGYGYNSKLGENAEEMGHAFAILYLPGVGWVPVDETWMGGQFGELGEDHLILFSSDGSNLVKNGRVSIPGEKWSGGTKLEKFLYLYREAAVEADLKRGGLENGKIAVMVTLRNTGRSILEDLTVRLEVEEDSFRPVAPQMVKRLSPREEVEVDFYLEPLRGAENSPLRAEVWARSPYGEVSSESTMFLTVVIEPAPSPLPLPSELLLSAVAGLVVVVVLILLLKRR